In Topomyia yanbarensis strain Yona2022 chromosome 2, ASM3024719v1, whole genome shotgun sequence, one DNA window encodes the following:
- the LOC131680238 gene encoding uncharacterized protein LOC131680238 translates to MADNQRINQLTARRATMIGALGRAEAFLVDYNAQRDEPQVLLRLEHLNSIWAALEEIQTELETEATDQEGRAQHDAVRADFEPRLFTIKASLITKLPALPGNASNPRPPHATSALSGIKLPTISLPEFDGDYMQWLTFHDTFLALIHNNADVPPIQKFHYLRAAVKGEAAQLIESIAICSANYILAWEALVGRYSNEYLLKKRHLQALFDIPRMKKETAATLHGLVDEFERHTKILHQLGEPTDAWSTILEHLLCTRLHDDSLKAWEDHASTTQHPNFACLIDFLQRRTRVLESISVNHHQSTSATNDGASTSQFRRHSQFRLSSCASTASPSFKCPTCSQSHSLARCGKFNSMSVNDRQQFVNLKRLCHNCLRGDHMVRQCPCDMNCRKCNQRHHTLLHTGQTAGPKKFSNDATSRSINSIEPAVKATSSSTNVISEQTIVAAAEDVSIVSASLQQPRENVFLLTVIVNVVDAYGQHHPARALLDSASQPNLITNRMARILRLKKHPVNVTVQGAGQVSKVISESVYAQVSSRKEPFSCGVSFLVMDKVTANLPSHNVSIAEWRIPKDLFLADPTFPKSQPIDMVLGAKHFYSFFPNAARIQLHGNLPLLVDSVFGWIVAGSADSILPTQRVSSSPSSIVTVSMVSLEESLERFWKMEELTTKDNYSIEERRCETLYQATVARNPDGRYMVRLPRKPDFDDMLGESKASALRRFEYLERRLERNSDLKLEYHRFMQEYLDLGHMQLTKTTGAESSKSFYLPHHPVIKEASSTTKVRVVFDGSAKTSTGFSLNDALCVGPVVQDELLTTMLRFRTYPIALVGDIAKMYRQVLMHPDDVPLQRIFWRFSPDQPVQAFDLLTVTYGLAPSSFLATRTLLQLADDEGQSYPLGSRALRKGFYVDDFISGEQSIEKAIRLRKEISELLGKGGFVLRKWTSNRLEVLHGLNADQIGTQSPLEFTPHETVKALGIIWEPEGDFLRFDSQVQHDGKPPTKRSILSSIAKLFDPIGLIAPVVVRAKIIMQQLWLLPIEWDDPVPKNIRVNWEKYHNELPKITAHRVSRYAFLPCSTMQLHTFADASELAYGACTYARCQDEQGNIKIELLAAKSRVAPLKRLTIARLELCAAVLAAHLHDRVKRALDIDVSASIFWSDSAIVLQWLQSSPNTWQTFVGNRVSEVQHFTRGCQWKHVAGIENPADLVSRGMSVDEFLASTLWKEGPHWLLLPDREWTSSNPPSVAEEMLEVRHIVATVQSVPSVNALFLRWSSYTRLLHVTGYCLRFLLNAHAKARTQHPPNAEPVAKSLSVEILTKAKLTLIRFAQQDAFSPEIKELERGKPISKRSHVRQMSPFLDQEKVMRVGGRLKLAQLPYQMKHPALLPSFHPLSRLIAMNYHEKMLHAGGRLLLSAMREEFWPLHGRRLARSTVRKCFRCARLNPVPAHQHIGQLPVHRIIPSRPFSIVGVDYAGPLYLKPIHKRAASAKAYICLFVCFATKAVHIELVSDLSTQAFLCALRRFIARRGRPAHIHSDNGKNFEGAKNELPELFAMLQNSEVNEQIASTCADEGITWHLVPPKAPHFGGLWEAAVKVAKKHLHRQLGPSRLSFEDVSTVLTQIEALMNSRPLLPMSDDPDELAALTPAHFLIGTSMLALPDPDHRNIPVNRLDHYQKLQLHVQKFWCHWRTEYLQELQKDTVMYQRNDSLLPGRMVIVVDEMQQPIRWPLARILTTSPGPDGMTRVVTLRTARGIITRPITKICLLSDPATTANDEEDDPLATNQHPAQRSEVPENEN, encoded by the coding sequence ATGGCTGACAACCAGCGAATCAATCAGCTGACTGCAAGGAGAGCTACGATGATTGGCGCTCTGGGTCGGGCTGAGGCATTTCTGGTGGACTACAACGCTCAGCGGGACGAACCTCAGGTACTATTGAGGCTTGAGCATTTAAACAGCATTTGGGCTGCTCTGGAGGAAATTCAAACCGAGCTGGAAACTGAAGCGACAGATCAAGAAGGTAGGGCACAACATGATGCAGTCCGTGCTGATTTCGAACCCCGGCTTTTTACAATAAAGGCTTCATTAATTACTAAACTGCCTGCACTTCCTGGTAACGCTAGTAACCCCCGACCCCCGCATGCTACTTCCGCTCTCTCTGGCATTAAACTGCCTACTATTTCGCTTCCTGAGTTCGATGGCGACTATATGCAATGGCTGACCTTTCATGATACGTTCTTGGCTTTAATCCACAACAACGCTGATGTTCCACCTATTCAGAAGTTCCATTACTTGAGAGCAGCCGTCAAGGGGGAGGCTGCTCAATTGATCGAATCCATCGCAATTTGCTCCGCTAATTATATTCTTGCTTGGGAAGCTCTCGTGGGACGGTATTCCAACGAATATCTACTGAAGAAGCGACACCTTCAGGCACTCTTCGACATTCCACGCATGAAGAAGGAGACTGCAGCAACGCTTCACGGATTGGTAGATGAGTTCGAGAGACACACGAAGATTCTTCACCAGTTGGGAGAACCGACGGATGCCTGGAGCACTATCCTTGAGCATTTATTGTGCACGCGACTACACGATGACTCTCTGAAGGCCTGGGAGGACCACGCATCCACAACGCAGCACCCGAATTTTGCTTGCTTGATCGATTTTCTCCAGCGTAGAACCCGCGTGTTGGAATCGATCTCCGTTAATCACCATCAATCTACAAGTGCGACTAATGACGGTGCGTCCACCAGTCAGTTCCGGAGGCATTCCCAGTTTCGTTTGTCGTCCTGCGCATCCACCGCTAGCCCGTCGTTCAAGTGCCCCACGTGCAGCCAATCGCATTCTCTGGCAAGGTGTGGCAAGTTTAATAGTATGTCTGTGAATGATCGGCAGCAATTTGTAAATCTGAAGCGATTGTGCCACAATTGCCTGAGAGGAGATCACATGGTACGTCAATGCCCCTGTGATATGAATTGCAGAAAATGTAACCAGCGCCACCATACTCTTCTGCATACGGGCCAAACCGCCGGCCCAAAGAAGTTCAGCAACGACGCGACTTCTCGTTCAATTAATTCCATCGAGCCTGCTGTCAAGGCTACTTCGTCGTCTACTAACGTAATCTCCGAGCAAAccattgttgctgctgctgaagATGTTTCGATTGTTAGTGCTTCCCTTCAGCAACCTCGTGAAAACGTTTTCTTATTGACCGTCATCGTCAACGTCGTCGATGCTTATGGGCAGCATCACCCTGCACGCGCTTTACTGGACAGCGCATCGCAGCCAAATCTGATCACCAACCGCATGGCTCGTATTCTCCGCTTAAAGAAGCATCCCGTCAACGTTACTGTCCAAGGGGCCGGACAAGTATCGAAAGTCATTAGCGAATCTGTCTACGCCCAAGTCAGCTCAAGGAAGGAACCTTTCTCTTGTGGTGTTAGCTTCCTCGTAATGGATAAAGTGACGGCCAATCTTCCATCGCATAATGTCTCCATAGCCGAATGGAGAATCCCAAAGGATCTCTTTCTCGCGGATCCAACATTCCCCAAGAGCCAGCCGATCGATATGGTGCTCGGAGCTAAGCATTTTTACTCCTTCTTCCCGAATGCCGCACGCATACAATTGCATGGCAATCTCCCACTCCTAGTTGACAGCGTTTTTGGGTGGATCGTTGCGGGTTCGGCTGATTCAATTCTTCCAACACAGAGAGTATCTTCCAGTCCCAGCAGTATCGTAACTGTATCGATGGTTTCCTTGGAAGAAAGTCTGGAGCGTTTTTGGAAAATGGAAGAACTGACAACCAAGGACAACTACTCCATCGAAGAGAGGCGTTGTGAAACCCTCTACCAAGCGACGGTCGCCAGAAACCCCGATGGACGATACATGGTTCGCCTTCCTCGAAAACCTGACTTTGACGATATGCTGGGCGAGTCTAAGGCAAGCGCATTGCGACGATTCGAATATTTGGAGCGACGCTTGGAACGAAACTCCGACCTAAAACTAGAGTACCACCGTTTCATGCAAGAATACCTCGACCTTGGCCATATGCAGCTGACCAAAACAACTGGCGCCGAAAGCTCCAAATCTTTTTACTTACCGCACCATCCTGTCATCAAAGAAGCGAGTTCCACGACGAAAGTTCGTGTTGTGTTCGATGGTTCGGCAAAAACATCTACCGGTTTCTCCCTCAACGATGCCCTCTGTGTTGGTCCAGTAGTTCAAGACGAGCTACTTACCACAATGCTACGGTTTCGCACGTACCCAATTGCTTTAGTCGGTGACATAGCGAAAATGTATCGACAAGTCCTCATGCACCCAGATGATGTTCCACTGCAGCGAATTTTCTGGCGATTTTCCCCCGACCAACCAGTGCAAGCCTTCGACTTACTTACCGTTACTTACGGGTTAGCTCCGTCATCATTTTTGGCAACTCGTACACTGCTACAGCTAGCTGACGATGAAGGTCAGTCCTATCCCCTCGGCAGCAGGGCTCTCCGGAAAGGCTTTTACGTCGACGATTTCATCAGTGGGGAGCAATCGATCGAAAAAGCCATCCGCCTACGCAAAGAAATCAGCGAATTACTTGGGAAGGGAGGATTTGTTCTTCGCAAGTGGACTTCCAATCGACTCGAAGTCCTACACGGATTAAACGCCGACCAAATCGGCACTCAATCCCCTCTGGAGTTCACCCCCCACGAAACGGTGAAAGCTCTGGGAATAATTTGGGAACCAGAAGGAGATTTTCTTCGATTCGATTCGCAAGTGCAACATGACGGCAAACCGCCCACCAAACGATCAATTTTATCGTCTATTGCCAAGCTATTTGACCCCATCGGCCTGATTGCGCCCGTTGTTGTGCGGGCCAAAATCATTATGCAGCAGTTGTGGCTACTACCAATTGAGTGGGATGATCCAGTTCCCAAAAATATTCGTGTCAACTGGGAAAAGTATCACAACGAATTGCCGAAAATTACCGCGCACAGAGTAAGTCGCTACGCATTTCTACCCTGTTCCACCATGCAATTGCATACCTTCGCCGACGCGTCCGAACTAGCCTACGGCGCGTGCACCTACGCCCGTTGCCAAGACGAACAAggaaacataaaaatcgaactTCTTGCCGCCAAGTCCCGTGTTGCTCCGCTAAAACGACTGACTATCGCACGTCTGGAACTCTGCGCTGCAGTTTTGGCCGCTCATCTCCACGATCGAGTCAAACGAGCTCTCGATATTGACGTTTCTGCTTCCATTTTCTGGTCGGATTCTGCTATCGTTCTCCAATGGCTCCAATCATCTCCAAACACATGGCAAACCTTTGTGGGAAATAGAGTTTCGGAAGTGCAGCACTTCACTCGTGGCTGTCAGTGGAAGCACGTTGCTGGTATCGAGAATCCCGCCGATTTGGTGTCCCGGGGTATGTCGGTCGACGAGTTCCTGGCTAGCACGTTATGGAAGGAAGGACCGCATTGGCTTCTTCTGCCGGATCGAGAATGGACCAGCTCTAACCCGCCAAGTGTGGCCGAGGAAATGCTAGAAGTTCGACACATCGTAGCTACCGTACAGTCAGTTCCATCAGTCAATGCATTGTTTCTCCGTTGGTCGTCATACACCCGCCTACTACACGTTACAGGCTACTGCCTTCGCTTTCTGTTGAACGCCCACGCCAAGGCCAGAACTCAGCATCCCCCCAACGCAGAACCTGTTGCGAAATCACTGTCTGTGGAAATACTTACCAAAGCCAAACTTACCCTGATTCGCTTTGCTCAACAAGATGCATTTAGTCCTGAAATAAAAGAGTTGGAAAGGGGGAAACCTATATCAAAACGCTCACATGTACGCCAAATGAGTCCGTTTCTAGACCAGGAGAAAGTGATGAGGGTCGGAGGCCGTCTTAAACTAGCACAGTTACCCTACCAAATGAAACATCCCGCCCTACTACCCAGCTTTCATCCCCTATCACGTTTAATTGCCATGAACTATCATGAAAAAATGCTTCACGCCGGTGGGCGACTGCTATTATCAGCCATGCGCGAAGAGTTTTGGCCACTGCACGGTCGTCGCCTAGCACGTAGCACTGTGCGTAAATGTTTCCGCTGCGCTCGCCTTAATCCAGTGCCTGCTCATCAACACATCGGGCAGCTACCCGTTCACCGAATTATTCCCAGCCGTCCATTCAGTATCGTTGGAGTCGATTACGCTGGCCCGCTGTACCTTAAGCCGATCCACAAACGCGCAGCATCTGCAAAGGCGTACATCTGTTTGTTCGTCTGTTTCGCCACCAAAGCGGTCCACATTGAGCTCGTCAGCGATCTGTCCACTCAGGCTTTCCTATGTGCGCTTCGTCGTTTTATCGCCAGACGTGGTCGCCCAGCACACATCCACTCagacaatggcaaaaactttgaAGGAGCTAAAAATGAATTACCGGAATTATTTGCCATGCTTCAAAACTCGGAAGTAAACGAACAGATCGCATCTACCTGTGCTGACGAAGGAATCACTTGGCACTTAGTTCCGCCAAAAGCGCCCCATTTCGGCGGGCTATGGGAAGCTGCCGTTAAAGTAGCTAAAAAGCATCTCCACCGCCAGCTCGGTCCGTCTCGACTGTCATTTGAGGATGTCAGCACTGTGCTCACTCAGATCGAAGCACTGATGAACTCCCGGCCGCTGCTTCCTATGTCGGACGATCCCGATGAATTAGCTGCACTAACACCTGCGCATTTTCTGATCGGAACCAGTATGCTAGCCTTGCCCGACCCAGACCATCGGAACATCCCTGTCAACCGACTGGATCACTACCAGAAGCTGCAACTGCACGTCCAAAAATTTTGGTGTCATTGGCGCACCGAATACCTCCAGGAGCTTCAGAAAGACACCGTGATGTACCAACGAAACGATAGTTTGCTTCCCGGTCGAATGGTTATTGTCGTCGATGAAATGCAGCAGCCAATACGTTGGCCGCTCGCCCGAATCCTGACCACTTCACCCGGCCCGGATGGAATGACACGTGTTGTAACGCTGCGTACTGCTCGGGGAATTATCACCCGCCCAATCACCAAAATTTGCCTGCTGTCTGATCCTGCTACTACTGCCAACGACGAAGAAGATGATCCGCTGGCCACCAACCAACATCCGGCCCAACGATCCGAGGTtcctgaaaatgaaaattga